Proteins encoded within one genomic window of Prauserella marina:
- a CDS encoding CaiB/BaiF CoA transferase family protein produces MTERDGSVDLPLSGVTVVALEQAVAAPLATRHLADLGARVLKVERPDGGDFARGYDTSVNGMASHFVWLNRGKESMALDLKSPGGRQVVADLVATADVFLQNLAPGSAARLGLGAADLRDRDPRLVTVDMSGYGGSGPYRDRRAYDMLIQCEAGLVSATGTQNSRTKAGMPASDIAAGMYALSATLAALVGRAVSGRGAAIEISMLEATAEWMGYQLYHTQGTGQPPRRMGLAHPSVVPYGAFPAQDGVDVVVGVQNDREWTRFAEDFLGRPDLTTDPEWATNVARVRHRETVDALVASHTARLPADRLVACLDAVGVATGRVNDIGDVLAHPQLAARDRWRQVDTPSGAVHGLLPPFTVAGVELPMGPVPALGEHTEAVLRELGYSAARIERLGREGAISVPFESSLA; encoded by the coding sequence GTGACCGAACGAGACGGCAGCGTCGATCTGCCGCTGTCCGGCGTCACGGTCGTCGCGCTGGAACAGGCCGTGGCCGCGCCACTCGCGACGCGCCATCTCGCCGATCTCGGAGCGCGTGTGCTCAAGGTGGAACGCCCGGACGGCGGCGACTTCGCGCGTGGCTACGACACCAGCGTCAACGGAATGGCGAGTCACTTCGTTTGGCTCAACCGGGGAAAGGAGTCGATGGCGCTGGACCTGAAGTCACCGGGCGGCCGGCAGGTTGTCGCGGATCTCGTCGCCACGGCCGACGTGTTCCTGCAAAACCTCGCCCCAGGCTCGGCAGCCAGGCTCGGCCTTGGCGCCGCCGACCTGCGGGACAGAGACCCCCGGCTGGTGACGGTCGACATGTCCGGGTACGGCGGCAGCGGCCCTTACCGGGACCGGCGCGCCTACGACATGCTCATTCAGTGCGAGGCCGGGCTGGTCTCCGCGACCGGCACCCAGAACAGCAGAACGAAGGCAGGGATGCCGGCCTCCGACATCGCGGCGGGCATGTATGCGCTCTCGGCGACCCTGGCCGCGCTGGTGGGCCGGGCGGTGAGTGGCCGGGGCGCTGCCATCGAGATCTCGATGCTTGAGGCGACTGCCGAGTGGATGGGCTACCAGCTCTACCACACCCAGGGCACCGGGCAGCCCCCGCGCAGGATGGGCCTCGCCCATCCAAGCGTCGTGCCCTACGGCGCGTTCCCCGCCCAGGATGGTGTCGATGTCGTGGTCGGGGTGCAAAACGACCGGGAGTGGACGCGGTTCGCCGAGGACTTCCTCGGCAGACCAGACCTGACGACTGATCCGGAGTGGGCGACCAACGTCGCACGTGTGCGCCACCGCGAGACGGTGGACGCATTGGTCGCGTCGCACACGGCACGGCTGCCCGCCGATCGGCTCGTCGCGTGCCTCGACGCCGTCGGAGTCGCGACCGGACGGGTCAACGACATCGGGGACGTGCTGGCGCATCCGCAGCTGGCCGCACGCGACCGCTGGCGGCAGGTGGACACGCCGTCGGGGGCCGTGCACGGGTTGCTCCCGCCGTTCACGGTCGCGGGAGTCGAGCTGCCCATGGGCCCGGTGCCCGCACTGGGGGAGCACACGGAAGCCGTGTTGCGTGAATTGGGCTACTCCGCGGCGCGGATCGAGAGGTTGGGGCGCGAGGGCGCCATCTCCGTACCGTTCGAGAGTTCACTCGCCTGA
- the rdmE gene encoding aklavinone 12-hydroxylase RdmE has translation MTDTAEVLVVGAGLGGLSAAMFLARRGVRTVIVEKHPGTSIYPKAAGQNPRTMELLRIGGLLDQVSQANDLRGQQGDFTIRVAESVGGKVLHTFAESVDDMMAATAPCTPQGWGFLAQDQMEPILLAQAEKHGAVVRYGTELVSFEQGPSGVDALVRDSETGKESVVHADYLVAADGPDSPVRERLGISRHGHGVLSHFIGVIFEADLSAVLPPGSVGWYYLQNPAFTGNFGPTDKPNRHTFFVEYSPERSESPEDFPPSRCVELIRLAVNMPELEPKLLNIQQWEMAAHIADRWRDGRVFLVGDAAKVTPPTGGLGGNTAIGDGYDIAWKLAEVVKGAAGTGLLDSYEPERKQVAELVVDESMSVYAHRMAPHLIGTVPAGVGYAEVLLGFRYRSGAVLIDDPDPAPVEDPLRPSGRPGFRAPHVWITRAGSRMSTVDMVGEWMLIAADERWRGADARVHTFVVGTDFEEDDPAGRVVTRYGIGESGASLVRPDGIVAWRTASPVPGALPAVLDKLHVRQLPGSAGPHR, from the coding sequence ATGACGGACACGGCGGAAGTACTCGTCGTCGGAGCGGGACTCGGTGGGCTGTCGGCGGCGATGTTCCTCGCGAGGCGTGGGGTTCGCACCGTGATCGTGGAGAAGCATCCGGGTACCTCGATCTATCCGAAGGCGGCCGGACAGAACCCTCGCACCATGGAGCTGCTTCGCATCGGCGGACTACTCGACCAGGTCAGTCAGGCCAACGACCTTCGCGGCCAGCAGGGTGATTTCACCATCAGGGTCGCGGAAAGCGTCGGAGGCAAGGTGCTGCACACCTTTGCCGAGAGTGTCGACGACATGATGGCCGCGACCGCTCCGTGTACACCCCAGGGCTGGGGTTTCCTTGCGCAGGACCAGATGGAGCCGATCCTGCTGGCTCAGGCGGAGAAGCACGGCGCCGTCGTCCGGTACGGCACCGAGTTGGTGTCGTTCGAGCAGGGCCCGTCAGGCGTCGACGCGCTGGTGCGTGACTCGGAGACTGGCAAGGAGTCCGTCGTGCACGCGGATTACCTGGTCGCCGCCGACGGTCCGGACAGCCCCGTGCGCGAGCGACTTGGTATCTCCCGGCACGGACATGGAGTGTTGTCGCACTTCATCGGGGTCATCTTCGAAGCCGATCTGTCCGCCGTGCTACCGCCCGGCTCGGTCGGGTGGTACTACCTGCAGAACCCGGCGTTCACCGGGAACTTCGGTCCGACCGACAAACCGAACCGGCACACGTTCTTCGTCGAGTACTCGCCCGAGCGGAGTGAATCACCCGAGGACTTTCCGCCATCCCGCTGCGTCGAGCTGATCCGGCTCGCGGTGAACATGCCGGAACTTGAGCCGAAGCTGTTGAACATCCAGCAATGGGAAATGGCAGCCCACATCGCCGACCGCTGGCGGGACGGCCGGGTCTTTCTCGTCGGTGACGCCGCGAAGGTCACGCCTCCGACCGGCGGGCTCGGCGGCAACACCGCGATCGGAGACGGCTACGACATCGCGTGGAAGCTGGCCGAGGTGGTGAAAGGCGCGGCCGGCACCGGGCTGCTGGACAGCTACGAACCGGAACGCAAGCAGGTGGCGGAACTGGTGGTCGACGAGTCGATGTCTGTCTACGCGCACCGGATGGCGCCGCACCTGATCGGCACGGTTCCGGCGGGGGTCGGATATGCCGAGGTGCTTCTTGGGTTCCGCTACCGGTCGGGCGCGGTACTGATCGACGACCCGGATCCAGCCCCGGTCGAGGACCCGTTGCGCCCCAGCGGTCGTCCCGGGTTCCGAGCTCCACACGTCTGGATCACCCGCGCTGGTTCTCGTATGTCCACTGTGGACATGGTTGGTGAGTGGATGTTGATCGCCGCCGACGAGAGATGGCGGGGGGCGGACGCCAGGGTCCACACCTTCGTGGTGGGCACTGACTTCGAAGAAGACGACCCAGCTGGACGTGTCGTGACCCGTTACGGGATCGGTGAGTCCGGGGCCAGCCTCGTCCGCCCTGACGGGATCGTCGCCTGGCGGACCGCGTCCCCGGTTCCCGGGGCATTGCCTGCCGTGCTCGACAAGCTTCACGTGCGTCAGCTCCCCGGGAGTGCTGGGCCACACCGCTGA
- a CDS encoding O-methyltransferase — protein sequence MINTPLPIVPQDSTDPKEVFATALARAVELPPRLATVMTEIETVANNEGIPVIGRLEGTIVQTLATLRGERATRVLELGTAIGYSALWLAHALPEGGKVTSIELDPERAARAADFIDRAGFADRVEIIVGDVFELLPNLGVYDLIFQDVMKHRYFGGDPALATELLRLTKSHLEADGVLMIDNAFCGGGVVAGDIGEPSNELAGVRRMNEVLASDPDFASVIVPVRDGLWVAHRKS from the coding sequence ATGATCAACACACCGCTGCCCATCGTCCCGCAGGACAGCACCGACCCGAAGGAGGTCTTCGCCACCGCCCTCGCGCGCGCGGTGGAACTGCCTCCGAGACTCGCGACCGTGATGACGGAGATCGAGACGGTCGCGAACAACGAGGGCATCCCGGTCATCGGCAGACTGGAGGGCACGATCGTTCAGACGCTCGCCACGCTGCGCGGCGAGCGGGCCACGAGGGTGCTTGAGCTGGGTACGGCGATCGGCTACTCGGCGCTGTGGCTCGCGCACGCACTGCCCGAAGGCGGCAAGGTCACCAGCATCGAGCTGGACCCGGAGCGCGCCGCACGCGCGGCCGACTTCATCGATCGCGCCGGGTTCGCCGACCGGGTCGAGATCATCGTCGGCGACGTGTTCGAGCTGCTGCCAAACCTCGGCGTCTACGACCTGATCTTCCAGGACGTGATGAAGCACCGGTACTTCGGTGGTGATCCCGCGCTCGCGACCGAGCTACTGCGGCTCACCAAGTCGCACCTCGAAGCGGACGGCGTCCTCATGATCGACAATGCCTTCTGTGGCGGCGGAGTCGTCGCGGGGGACATCGGTGAGCCGTCCAACGAACTGGCGGGCGTACGACGGATGAACGAGGTGCTGGCAAGCGACCCCGACTTCGCCAGCGTCATCGTGCCAGTGCGGGACGGCCTCTGGGTCGCGCACCGTAAGTCCTGA
- a CDS encoding ATP-binding cassette domain-containing protein: MFQRRATAEFIEVRGARENNLREIDLDIPKRQLTVFTGVSGSGKSSLVFGTIAAESRRLINETYDAFVQGLMPHAPQPDVDALRHMTAAIIVGQEQMGANSRSTVGTATDTYTMLRLLFARAGTPRVASPNVFGFNDPRGMCPACEGLGRVTAVDPDALVDMSKSLNDGAIDFPHFKVGSWQWKLYAETGLFDPDLPLRDYAEADLHELLYGKERKINTGSVNLTYQGLITRLRTGLLQDRDSMQPAQRAAVERVATQQICDECGGARLNATARAVRLGGRSIADCVDMQVDELAEFLAGLDLPAGTAPLSAVLLHALKTFAEIGLGYLNLNRPTSTLSGGEAQRTRMVKHLGSALTDVTYVFDEPTTGLHPHDVERMNHLLQQLRDKGNTVLVVEHKPEVMAIADHIIDMGPGAGIHGGDVVYAGDIAGLRRSGTRTGAHLEQRQALKTHTRVPTGWLPIRGAAVTNLRHVDIDVPLGVLVAVTGVAGSGKSSLIHGCLPREQAAFVDQSAIRGSRRSSPITYTGILNPIRKAFAQATGAPAALFSANSQGACPECKGQGVIYTDLAFMAGVESVCETCYGKRFTDEALSHRLRGRTIAEIYEFSVEEASDFFSETSVLPMLHRLRRVGLDYLGLGQRLTTLSGGERQRLKLAIEMAADADILVLDEPTSGLHMADTDRLVALLDEIVGTGRTVIVIEHNLDVISRADWIIDVGPGAGHQGGRIVHSGTPRELLTARDSRTAEHLARYHRSSSDVEGLTV; the protein is encoded by the coding sequence ATGTTTCAACGACGTGCGACAGCAGAGTTCATCGAGGTTCGTGGAGCGCGGGAGAACAACCTGCGCGAGATCGACCTGGACATACCCAAGCGGCAACTGACCGTCTTCACTGGAGTGTCCGGCTCGGGCAAGTCGTCCCTTGTCTTCGGCACGATCGCGGCCGAGTCTCGCCGCCTGATCAACGAGACCTACGACGCGTTCGTCCAAGGCCTCATGCCGCATGCTCCGCAACCCGACGTCGACGCGTTACGTCACATGACAGCAGCCATCATCGTGGGCCAAGAGCAAATGGGCGCCAACTCCCGCTCCACCGTGGGCACGGCGACCGACACCTACACCATGCTGCGCCTGCTGTTCGCCCGCGCGGGAACCCCACGGGTGGCATCGCCGAACGTGTTCGGCTTCAACGACCCGCGTGGCATGTGTCCGGCCTGCGAAGGTCTTGGCCGCGTGACCGCGGTCGATCCTGACGCCCTTGTGGATATGAGCAAGTCGCTCAACGACGGCGCCATCGACTTTCCCCACTTCAAAGTCGGCTCATGGCAATGGAAGCTCTACGCGGAGACCGGACTGTTCGATCCGGACCTGCCGCTGCGTGACTATGCCGAAGCTGATCTGCATGAGCTGCTCTACGGTAAAGAGCGCAAGATCAATACGGGCAGCGTCAATCTGACCTATCAAGGCTTGATCACCAGGCTGCGCACCGGCCTGCTCCAAGACCGCGACTCCATGCAACCCGCGCAACGAGCCGCGGTCGAGCGGGTGGCCACCCAGCAGATCTGTGACGAGTGCGGCGGCGCACGACTCAACGCCACTGCCCGCGCCGTGCGGCTCGGTGGCCGTTCGATCGCCGATTGCGTGGACATGCAGGTCGACGAGCTCGCGGAATTCCTTGCCGGGCTCGACCTGCCGGCGGGTACGGCCCCGCTCTCCGCCGTCCTGCTGCACGCCTTGAAGACCTTCGCTGAAATCGGGCTCGGATACCTCAACCTCAACCGGCCCACTTCGACGCTGTCGGGCGGTGAGGCGCAACGCACGCGCATGGTCAAGCACCTCGGCTCCGCCCTTACCGACGTCACCTACGTCTTCGACGAGCCGACCACCGGACTGCACCCGCACGACGTGGAGCGGATGAACCACCTGCTCCAACAGTTGCGCGACAAGGGCAACACGGTGCTCGTCGTCGAGCACAAACCCGAGGTCATGGCCATCGCCGACCACATCATCGACATGGGGCCCGGGGCGGGCATCCACGGAGGCGATGTCGTATACGCGGGAGACATCGCGGGCCTGCGCCGCTCCGGCACCCGCACCGGCGCCCATCTCGAACAGCGCCAGGCTCTGAAGACCCACACTCGTGTCCCCACAGGGTGGCTGCCCATCCGCGGCGCGGCAGTCACCAACCTTCGGCACGTCGACATCGATGTCCCACTCGGCGTCCTCGTCGCCGTCACCGGCGTTGCCGGATCGGGAAAGAGCTCACTGATCCATGGCTGCCTGCCCCGCGAACAGGCCGCGTTCGTGGACCAATCGGCCATCCGCGGCTCGCGCCGGTCCTCACCCATTACCTACACCGGCATTCTCAACCCGATTCGAAAAGCATTCGCGCAGGCCACCGGAGCGCCCGCGGCGCTCTTCAGCGCCAACTCCCAAGGAGCCTGCCCGGAATGCAAGGGCCAGGGAGTGATCTACACCGACCTGGCCTTCATGGCCGGCGTCGAATCGGTCTGCGAGACCTGCTACGGCAAGCGTTTCACCGACGAAGCTCTCAGTCACCGGCTGCGTGGAAGAACCATCGCCGAGATCTACGAATTCTCGGTCGAAGAAGCCAGCGACTTCTTCAGCGAAACCAGTGTTCTGCCCATGCTGCACAGGCTCCGTCGCGTAGGACTCGACTATCTCGGGCTCGGCCAGCGACTCACCACACTTTCCGGCGGCGAGCGGCAGCGGCTCAAGCTCGCCATCGAGATGGCCGCCGACGCCGACATTCTCGTCCTCGACGAGCCGACCTCGGGACTGCACATGGCCGACACCGATCGACTCGTCGCTCTGCTCGACGAGATCGTCGGAACGGGCCGCACCGTCATCGTCATCGAGCACAACCTCGATGTCATCTCTCGTGCCGACTGGATCATCGATGTCGGCCCGGGCGCCGGTCATCAAGGCGGCCGCATCGTCCACTCGGGAACGCCTCGGGAACTCCTGACCGCGCGTGATTCACGTACCGCGGAACACCTCGCGCGCTACCACCGCTCCTCATCAGATGTCGAGGGGCTGACTGTCTGA
- a CDS encoding TetR/AcrR family transcriptional regulator, with product MIVRAGIEVADARGIDAVSMRKVAEHIGAGTMSLYAHVPGKDDLIALMVDAVYAEPYGNDVAAATSQGDWRAAMRYVARRNWDLYVRHPWLLDLRPSRLALGPNLSRKYETELRPLDGIGLSDISMDSTLSMILSHVEATARSSRHIVRTQDDSGMSDTDWWAIVAPALEQVMDDGDLAVSARVGNTVGEQFQAASASPDHALTFGLDTILDGIQANLDRQ from the coding sequence GTGATCGTCCGCGCGGGCATCGAGGTCGCCGACGCCCGAGGTATCGACGCGGTGTCGATGCGTAAAGTCGCGGAGCACATCGGGGCGGGAACGATGTCGCTCTATGCTCACGTGCCGGGCAAGGACGACTTGATCGCGTTGATGGTCGACGCTGTTTATGCCGAGCCGTACGGCAACGACGTGGCCGCGGCGACCAGCCAGGGCGACTGGCGCGCGGCCATGCGCTATGTCGCCCGGCGCAACTGGGACCTCTACGTTCGCCACCCCTGGTTGCTGGACCTGCGGCCCTCACGCCTGGCCCTCGGACCGAACCTCAGTCGTAAGTACGAGACCGAATTGCGGCCCCTTGACGGAATCGGCCTTTCGGACATCTCGATGGACTCGACGCTGTCGATGATCCTCAGCCACGTCGAGGCCACCGCCCGGTCCAGTCGTCACATCGTGCGAACTCAGGATGACTCCGGGATGAGCGACACCGACTGGTGGGCCATCGTCGCGCCCGCGCTGGAGCAGGTCATGGACGACGGAGATCTGGCCGTGTCCGCACGTGTCGGAAACACCGTGGGCGAGCAGTTTCAGGCCGCGAGCGCGAGTCCCGATCACGCGCTGACGTTCGGCCTCGACACCATCCTCGACGGCATCCAGGCGAACCTCGATCGCCAGTGA
- a CDS encoding ATP-binding cassette domain-containing protein, whose protein sequence is MESQSDLAIRTEGLVKVFGKVRALDGVDLTVPEGMVYGFLGPNGAGKTTAIRTLATLLKPDEGTARVFGYDVMKQPEEVRRVVSLTGQFASVDEALTGAENLVLVARLLGHSWAESRKRANVLLEAFGIDYAGDRLTKNYSGGMRRRLDIAASIIVSPKLLFLDEPTAGLDPQGRNQVWDAVRALVAVGTTVLLTTQYLEEADALVGRIAVIDHGKIIAEGTPNELKASVGSGAVQVRLFRAEDRPKASELLAEALGVPVELASDPLAISARANDPEQVAAALVMLSRSGIRVADYALGQPSLDEVFLALTGHKVDVSPGSEAGNKNEEVAV, encoded by the coding sequence TTGGAATCGCAGTCGGATTTAGCGATAAGGACCGAAGGGCTGGTCAAGGTCTTCGGGAAAGTCCGGGCGTTGGACGGGGTGGATCTGACCGTGCCGGAGGGCATGGTCTACGGCTTCCTCGGCCCTAACGGAGCCGGGAAGACCACGGCCATCCGCACGCTGGCCACCCTGCTCAAACCGGACGAAGGCACCGCGCGGGTCTTCGGGTACGACGTCATGAAGCAACCCGAGGAGGTTCGCCGGGTAGTCAGCCTCACCGGCCAGTTCGCGTCGGTGGACGAGGCACTGACAGGCGCGGAGAACCTGGTGCTGGTGGCGAGGTTGCTGGGTCATTCGTGGGCGGAATCGCGCAAACGCGCGAACGTATTACTCGAAGCCTTCGGTATCGACTACGCGGGCGATCGACTGACGAAGAACTACTCGGGCGGCATGCGGCGCAGGCTGGACATCGCGGCAAGCATCATCGTTTCCCCGAAGTTGCTCTTCCTCGACGAGCCGACCGCGGGACTGGACCCGCAGGGGCGTAATCAGGTTTGGGATGCCGTCCGGGCCCTCGTCGCGGTCGGCACCACGGTCTTGCTGACCACCCAGTACCTGGAGGAGGCAGACGCGCTGGTCGGCAGGATCGCGGTCATCGACCACGGAAAGATCATCGCCGAGGGAACCCCGAATGAGCTGAAGGCTTCGGTCGGCAGCGGGGCGGTGCAGGTCAGACTGTTCCGCGCGGAGGACCGGCCAAAGGCGAGCGAGCTGCTTGCCGAGGCCCTCGGTGTACCGGTCGAGCTCGCATCCGACCCGTTGGCCATTTCCGCGAGGGCCAACGACCCGGAGCAGGTCGCCGCGGCACTGGTCATGCTGTCCAGATCCGGTATCAGGGTCGCCGACTACGCGCTCGGCCAGCCGAGCCTCGACGAGGTTTTCCTGGCACTCACCGGGCACAAGGTCGATGTCAGCCCCGGCTCCGAAGCAGGCAACAAGAATGAGGAGGTTGCCGTATGA
- a CDS encoding ABC transporter permease, giving the protein MTTATNDDTIVEPKPVLENALRNALATHARPKRPGPLSASLTHLWRAVSTFRHHPGQLLDMVLFPFVFLLVFTYLFGGAIDGSTTVYLQQFLPGILVQTVVMMSVYTGTALNTDITKGIFDRFRTLPFWQPATIVGSLLADMGRYIVALGLTIGLGMLLGFRPASVVGCIAAVAVLIVFAFGVSWIFTTLGVVAKSPSTVASTSMIVVFPLVFASNIFVPTASMPGWMAAFANANPMSHAATAARGLMHGTATAGQVAWALGLAAALVVVFAPLTMIAYRKRKDR; this is encoded by the coding sequence ATGACCACCGCCACCAATGACGACACGATCGTCGAACCCAAGCCGGTCCTCGAGAACGCACTGCGCAACGCGCTGGCGACCCACGCGCGACCCAAGAGGCCGGGCCCGTTGTCAGCTTCGCTCACTCACCTGTGGCGAGCGGTGTCCACGTTCCGGCACCACCCGGGCCAGTTGCTGGACATGGTCCTGTTCCCGTTCGTCTTCCTGCTGGTGTTCACGTACCTGTTCGGCGGCGCGATCGACGGCTCCACCACCGTCTATCTACAGCAGTTCCTGCCGGGGATCCTGGTGCAGACGGTAGTGATGATGTCGGTCTACACGGGGACCGCGCTGAACACCGACATCACCAAGGGAATCTTCGACCGGTTCCGTACGCTGCCGTTCTGGCAGCCGGCAACCATCGTCGGCAGCCTGCTGGCCGACATGGGGCGCTACATCGTGGCACTCGGCCTGACGATCGGGCTTGGAATGCTGCTGGGATTCCGCCCGGCGAGCGTGGTCGGCTGCATCGCCGCGGTCGCGGTGCTGATCGTATTCGCATTCGGCGTGAGCTGGATTTTCACGACGCTGGGCGTCGTAGCCAAGTCACCGTCGACAGTCGCCTCGACGAGCATGATCGTGGTGTTCCCGCTGGTATTCGCGAGCAACATCTTCGTCCCCACCGCCTCCATGCCCGGCTGGATGGCGGCGTTCGCGAACGCCAACCCGATGAGCCACGCCGCTACCGCGGCGCGTGGCCTCATGCACGGCACCGCTACGGCAGGGCAGGTCGCCTGGGCACTCGGGCTGGCCGCGGCGCTGGTCGTGGTGTTCGCGCCGCTCACCATGATCGCCTACCGCAAACGCAAGGACCGCTGA
- a CDS encoding TylF/MycF family methyltransferase: MDSGTTLYLDLLKKVLTNVIYKDGAQQASWYYFGEGYSEHNRANGEDWPMVAHTMVGLKRLDNLQYCVEKVLADNVPGDLIETGVWRGGASIFARGVLEAHGVKDRTVWLADSFEGMPVTDGSSHPSDRELALHKYNDHLAISLDQVKENFACYDLLDDQVAFLPGWFRDTLPTAPIDKLAVLRLDGDLYESTMDSLANLYPRLSPGGFVIIDDYVIPACREAVLEYREKHGITDEMVTIDDSSVYWRRSS, from the coding sequence ATGGATAGCGGCACCACGCTGTATTTGGACCTGTTGAAGAAGGTCCTCACCAATGTCATCTACAAGGATGGGGCGCAGCAAGCGTCGTGGTATTACTTCGGGGAGGGCTACTCGGAACACAACCGGGCCAATGGGGAGGACTGGCCGATGGTGGCCCACACCATGGTCGGTTTGAAGCGCCTCGACAATCTGCAATATTGTGTGGAAAAGGTGCTGGCCGACAACGTTCCCGGTGACTTGATCGAAACGGGCGTGTGGCGTGGCGGTGCTTCCATCTTCGCCCGTGGAGTTCTCGAGGCGCATGGGGTGAAGGACCGCACGGTGTGGCTGGCGGACTCGTTCGAGGGCATGCCCGTCACCGACGGGAGCAGCCACCCGAGCGACCGCGAGCTGGCTCTGCACAAGTACAACGATCACTTGGCCATTTCGCTGGACCAGGTCAAGGAGAACTTCGCCTGCTACGATTTGCTCGACGATCAGGTGGCTTTTCTGCCGGGCTGGTTCCGGGACACGCTGCCCACCGCGCCGATCGACAAGCTCGCGGTGCTGCGACTGGACGGCGATCTCTACGAGTCCACAATGGATTCCCTGGCCAACCTGTACCCCAGGCTTTCGCCTGGCGGGTTCGTGATCATCGACGACTACGTCATTCCGGCTTGCAGGGAAGCGGTCCTGGAGTACCGGGAGAAGCACGGTATTACCGACGAGATGGTCACCATTGACGACAGCAGTGTCTATTGGCGCCGTAGCTCTTGA
- the metK gene encoding methionine adenosyltransferase gives MSTRLFTSESVTEGHPDKICDAISDSVLDALLEMDPCSLVAVETMVATGQVHVVGEVTSEAYSDIPSIVRAKIVDIGYDSSAKGFDGRSCGVNIAIGAQSPDIAQGVNHSHESCVATAVEAEDEIVLQGAGDQGLMFGYACTETPELMPLPIALAHRLSRRLTAVGKNGALPYLRPDGKTQVTIEYAGDQPVRLDTVVVSSQHADGVDPDSMLATDVREQVVVPELAGLELDTEKVRLLVNPTGRFVIGGPMGDAGLTGRKIIVDTYGGMARHGGGAFSGKDPSKVDRSAAYAMRWIAKNAVAAGLTRRLEVQVAYATGEAAPVGLFVDTFGTATVDPTRIERAIREIFDLRPAAIIRDLDLLRPIYSPTAAYGHFGRTDLDLPWERTDRAELLAKAAGA, from the coding sequence ATGTCGACACGCCTTTTCACCTCGGAGTCGGTGACCGAGGGGCATCCGGACAAGATCTGTGACGCGATCTCGGACTCGGTTCTGGACGCGTTGCTGGAGATGGATCCTTGCTCCCTGGTGGCAGTGGAGACGATGGTGGCTACCGGGCAGGTCCACGTGGTGGGCGAGGTGACATCCGAGGCGTACAGCGACATCCCGTCGATCGTCCGCGCGAAGATCGTCGATATCGGATACGACTCTTCGGCAAAAGGTTTTGACGGGCGTTCGTGTGGTGTCAACATCGCGATCGGGGCGCAGTCTCCTGATATCGCGCAGGGCGTGAATCACTCCCACGAGTCGTGCGTGGCGACCGCTGTCGAAGCCGAGGACGAGATCGTTCTTCAGGGGGCAGGTGACCAGGGCCTGATGTTCGGGTACGCGTGCACGGAGACGCCGGAGCTGATGCCGTTGCCGATCGCGCTGGCCCACCGGCTGTCCCGTCGGCTGACCGCGGTCGGCAAGAACGGAGCGCTCCCCTATCTGAGGCCGGACGGCAAGACCCAGGTGACAATCGAGTACGCGGGAGACCAACCGGTGCGGCTGGACACGGTAGTGGTGTCCAGCCAGCACGCGGACGGGGTCGATCCGGACTCGATGCTCGCGACCGACGTACGTGAGCAGGTGGTGGTTCCGGAGTTGGCAGGGCTTGAGCTGGACACCGAGAAGGTGCGACTGCTGGTGAACCCGACCGGCCGGTTCGTGATCGGTGGCCCGATGGGCGACGCGGGCCTGACCGGCCGGAAGATCATCGTGGACACCTACGGCGGAATGGCGCGGCACGGTGGCGGTGCCTTTTCGGGGAAAGATCCATCCAAAGTGGACCGTTCGGCGGCCTATGCGATGCGTTGGATCGCGAAGAACGCGGTCGCGGCCGGCCTTACGCGCCGGCTCGAAGTACAGGTGGCGTATGCGACCGGGGAGGCGGCGCCGGTCGGGCTGTTCGTGGATACCTTCGGCACCGCGACAGTGGACCCAACCCGGATTGAGCGAGCGATCAGGGAAATTTTCGATCTTCGTCCGGCCGCCATCATCCGCGACCTTGACCTGTTGCGGCCGATCTATTCGCCGACCGCGGCATACGGGCACTTCGGCCGGACAGACCTCGACCTGCCTTGGGAGCGCACAGACCGCGCTGAGTTACTGGCCAAGGCGGCCGGCGCGTGA